Proteins encoded by one window of Mesorhizobium sp. INR15:
- the hspQ gene encoding heat shock protein HspQ: protein MKTAKFAIGQVVRHRLFPFRGIIFDVDPQFANTDEWYEAIPADVRPRKDQPFYHLLAENSDTEYIAYVSEQNLLADQSGEPVRHPQIKEMFDKRPDGRYEPKRQLKH, encoded by the coding sequence ATGAAAACAGCCAAATTCGCGATCGGACAGGTGGTTCGCCACCGGCTGTTTCCGTTCCGTGGCATCATTTTCGACGTGGACCCGCAATTCGCCAACACCGATGAATGGTACGAGGCGATCCCAGCCGACGTGCGGCCGCGCAAGGATCAGCCGTTCTATCACTTGCTCGCCGAGAATTCGGACACCGAATACATAGCCTACGTTTCCGAGCAGAACCTGCTCGCGGACCAGTCGGGCGAACCGGTGCGGCATCCGCAGATCAAGGAGATGTTCGACAAGCGGCCGGACGGGCGCTACGAGCCGAAACGGCAATTAAAACATTAG
- a CDS encoding quinone oxidoreductase, with amino-acid sequence MSKAIRIHAHGGPEVLTYEDTDPGKAGEGQILIRHTAIGLNFIDVYHRSGLYPPPGGFPLIAGSEAAGVVLETGQGIDWLKPGDRVAYATTVGAYAEQRVIAADRVVKVPDGISDEQAAAMMLKGMTAEYLLRRTFKVKAGDTILFHAAAGGVGLILGQWAKHLGATVIGTASSTDKIELAKAHGFDHVINYKEQDFVAGVAAITGGRKCDVVYDSVGNDTFPASLDCLKPLGMFVSFGQSSGPIPPFSMSLLAQKGSLFATRPTLFVYNARREDLEVSAAALFDVVLSGAVEIKINQRYALSDAGQAHSDLEGRRTTGTTILIP; translated from the coding sequence ATGTCCAAAGCGATCCGCATCCACGCCCATGGCGGCCCGGAAGTCCTGACCTATGAGGACACGGATCCGGGCAAAGCTGGCGAAGGGCAAATCCTGATCCGGCATACCGCGATCGGCCTCAACTTTATCGATGTCTACCATCGTTCGGGCCTTTACCCGCCGCCGGGCGGATTCCCGTTGATCGCGGGCAGCGAAGCCGCGGGCGTGGTGTTGGAGACCGGCCAAGGCATCGACTGGCTGAAGCCCGGCGACCGCGTTGCCTATGCGACGACCGTCGGTGCCTATGCCGAGCAGCGCGTGATCGCAGCAGACCGGGTGGTGAAAGTGCCTGACGGCATCAGCGACGAACAGGCCGCTGCCATGATGCTGAAAGGCATGACCGCGGAATATCTGTTGCGCCGCACATTCAAGGTAAAGGCGGGAGATACGATCCTGTTTCACGCCGCCGCCGGCGGCGTCGGCCTGATCCTTGGCCAATGGGCGAAGCATCTCGGTGCGACTGTCATCGGCACTGCCAGTTCGACCGACAAGATCGAACTGGCCAAGGCGCATGGCTTCGACCATGTCATCAACTACAAGGAGCAGGATTTCGTTGCCGGTGTGGCCGCCATTACTGGCGGCAGGAAATGCGACGTCGTCTACGACTCGGTCGGCAACGACACGTTTCCGGCCTCGCTCGACTGTTTGAAGCCACTCGGCATGTTTGTCAGCTTTGGCCAGTCCTCAGGACCGATCCCGCCCTTCAGCATGTCATTGCTGGCGCAGAAAGGGTCTCTGTTCGCGACCCGGCCGACGCTGTTTGTCTACAATGCAAGACGCGAGGACCTCGAAGTGTCCGCCGCCGCCTTGTTTGATGTCGTGCTGAGCGGTGCGGTCGAGATCAAGATCAATCAGCGCTATGCGCTAAGCGATGCCGGCCAGGCGCATTCAGACCTCGAAGGGCGAAGGACGACGGGGACTACCATTCTCATCCCTTAG
- the pcsA gene encoding phosphatidylcholine synthase, with translation MSKNTTAKKIRDRIPRPRKKVTWPQARAFSVHLLTASGSFLAFLSLVAASEERWTAMFWWLGLALFVDGIDGPIARKLEVKEILPTWSGELLDNIIDYVTYVLIPAFALYQRGFMGEGLSFLSAAIIVVSSAIYYADTGMKTKENFFKGFPVVWNMVVFTLFVIEPGQWVSFAVVVAAGILTFVPINFIHPVRVVRLRPLNLGMTLLWCAFGALALAQAALAAFYDQIGVLGEQVSDFTKIGITITGLYLASIGGIMQFFPKLGAKKA, from the coding sequence GTGAGCAAGAATACCACAGCCAAGAAGATCAGGGATCGGATTCCGCGACCGAGGAAGAAGGTCACCTGGCCGCAGGCAAGGGCGTTTTCGGTCCACCTGCTTACCGCGTCGGGTTCGTTCCTGGCGTTTCTTTCGCTGGTCGCGGCCAGCGAGGAGCGCTGGACCGCGATGTTCTGGTGGCTCGGGCTGGCGCTGTTCGTCGACGGCATCGATGGGCCGATCGCGCGAAAGCTCGAGGTCAAGGAAATCCTGCCGACATGGTCGGGCGAACTGCTCGACAACATCATCGACTACGTTACCTATGTGCTGATCCCGGCCTTCGCGCTCTATCAGCGCGGCTTCATGGGCGAGGGGCTGTCGTTCCTGTCCGCGGCAATCATCGTGGTTTCCAGCGCCATCTACTATGCCGACACGGGCATGAAGACGAAGGAGAACTTCTTCAAAGGGTTTCCGGTGGTGTGGAACATGGTGGTATTCACGCTGTTCGTCATCGAACCGGGCCAGTGGGTTTCCTTCGCCGTGGTGGTGGCGGCGGGCATCCTGACCTTCGTGCCGATCAACTTCATCCACCCGGTTCGCGTGGTGCGCCTGCGGCCGCTCAATCTTGGCATGACGCTGCTGTGGTGTGCCTTCGGTGCGCTGGCGTTGGCGCAGGCAGCCCTTGCCGCCTTCTACGATCAGATTGGCGTGCTTGGGGAACAGGTCAGCGATTTCACCAAGATCGGCATTACCATCACCGGGCTTTATCTCGCCAGCATCGGCGGCATCATGCAATTCTTTCCAAAACTCGGCGCCAAGAAGGCCTGA
- a CDS encoding DUF2182 domain-containing protein, which yields MRLDQRGDSAHSVVMSGPQDDFSHLDRAGRATAKVARRPRTAVNAVVVAGIALAWLCLAAMAIRNADGRAAGISAPGDAMLKLLPNLPLPDFTERFFALCITPTPLDGDAGLRMAALVLMWFLMAVATMLPSAAPMIRTYCEIADTARIKGEPVVHPLVLVAGYLGVWLAASVMFAALTLAIHSVAASDEVLDPVVGIAGALALLIAGLYQFSGLKEACLRKCRNPFSILFANWSARPVRIFRLGLAQGMWCLGCCWALMLVMFAVGVMNVFWMALIGLFTLIEKQTAGRLPTRLAGAILLVWAAALLVVSA from the coding sequence ATGCGGCTTGATCAACGCGGCGATTCGGCCCATTCGGTAGTCATGAGCGGTCCGCAGGACGATTTCAGCCATCTCGACCGCGCCGGCCGTGCCACGGCGAAGGTCGCACGCCGCCCGCGCACGGCGGTGAATGCCGTCGTCGTCGCGGGCATCGCGCTTGCCTGGCTGTGTCTCGCCGCGATGGCGATTCGCAACGCCGATGGACGCGCTGCCGGCATCAGCGCTCCTGGCGATGCGATGCTCAAACTCCTGCCGAATTTGCCGCTGCCGGATTTCACGGAGCGATTCTTCGCATTGTGCATCACGCCGACACCACTGGACGGAGATGCCGGCTTGCGGATGGCGGCGCTGGTTCTGATGTGGTTCCTGATGGCGGTTGCGACCATGCTGCCTTCAGCGGCGCCGATGATCCGAACCTATTGCGAGATCGCCGACACCGCGCGCATCAAGGGCGAGCCGGTCGTTCATCCGCTGGTGCTGGTCGCGGGCTATCTTGGCGTCTGGCTCGCCGCGTCAGTGATGTTCGCGGCGCTCACCCTTGCCATCCACTCGGTTGCTGCATCCGACGAGGTGCTCGATCCCGTCGTGGGGATTGCCGGCGCATTGGCCTTGCTCATTGCTGGTCTCTATCAATTCAGCGGCCTGAAGGAAGCCTGTCTGCGGAAATGCAGGAACCCGTTCTCGATCCTGTTCGCGAACTGGAGTGCAAGGCCTGTTCGCATCTTCCGGCTTGGACTGGCGCAAGGCATGTGGTGCCTCGGCTGCTGCTGGGCATTGATGCTGGTGATGTTCGCCGTCGGCGTGATGAACGTCTTCTGGATGGCGCTGATCGGCTTGTTCACCCTGATCGAAAAACAGACCGCGGGCAGGCTTCCAACCCGGCTGGCTGGTGCGATACTGCTTGTCTGGGCAGCCGCGCTGCTTGTAGTCTCGGCGTGA
- a CDS encoding invasion associated locus B family protein, with amino-acid sequence MTSLNSNAYRLSVMAAGVVGFLGAELPAANAQQQQIPQGWFKACTKQEDVDICNVQNITTAGNGQLITGVSLIELKGKVNRKVFQVTVPTGRLVPPGIGLQIDTGKAQKLDYVICFPDRCVAEVPLTDQLVASFKKGQAITLTSVNFQNQPNPIKIALSGFSGAYDGPALQQSDIEDRQKKLQDFVAKNNQDFAKKLKDEQDKAKTAN; translated from the coding sequence ATGACGAGCCTGAACAGCAACGCGTATCGCCTTTCGGTCATGGCCGCTGGCGTGGTCGGCTTTCTAGGCGCCGAGCTTCCTGCGGCCAACGCGCAGCAGCAGCAAATTCCGCAAGGCTGGTTCAAGGCCTGCACCAAGCAGGAAGATGTCGACATCTGCAATGTCCAGAACATCACCACCGCCGGCAACGGTCAGCTGATTACAGGCGTCAGCCTGATCGAACTGAAGGGCAAGGTGAACCGCAAGGTGTTCCAGGTCACCGTGCCGACGGGCCGCCTGGTGCCTCCCGGCATTGGCCTGCAGATCGACACCGGCAAGGCGCAGAAGCTCGACTATGTCATTTGCTTCCCTGACCGCTGCGTGGCGGAAGTGCCTTTGACCGACCAACTGGTCGCTTCCTTCAAGAAGGGGCAGGCGATAACGCTCACCTCGGTCAATTTCCAGAACCAGCCGAACCCGATCAAGATCGCACTCAGCGGCTTCAGCGGCGCCTATGACGGCCCCGCGCTGCAGCAGTCGGATATCGAAGACCGGCAGAAGAAGCTTCAGGACTTCGTGGCCAAGAACAACCAGGATTTCGCCAAGAAGCTCAAGGACGAGCAGGACAAGGCGAAGACCGCCAACTGA
- a CDS encoding DUF1326 domain-containing protein codes for MADHGWAMKGELVLSCNCTVFCPCVLSLGNHPPTEGYCQTWAGFRIDAGHFGDVDLSGLNLGLIMEIPGYMSRGNWTAGLFIDKRASVYAVKALTKIFTGKAGGTTSLLSILVGKFLGVEQVPITYETRDKTRIFQIPKIIDGAVTPIPGKDRDKDTVITNSEYWIAPEIIVARSDKSKMRAFGRNWNFAGRSAEICKLDWRGP; via the coding sequence ATGGCAGATCACGGCTGGGCAATGAAGGGAGAGCTCGTACTCTCCTGTAATTGCACTGTTTTTTGCCCTTGCGTGCTGTCCCTCGGCAATCATCCGCCGACCGAAGGCTATTGCCAGACCTGGGCCGGTTTCCGCATCGACGCAGGACACTTTGGCGATGTTGATCTCTCCGGTCTCAATCTCGGGCTGATCATGGAAATCCCCGGCTATATGAGCCGCGGCAACTGGACCGCCGGCCTGTTCATCGACAAGCGTGCCTCGGTTTACGCCGTCAAGGCTCTGACCAAGATTTTTACCGGCAAGGCGGGCGGAACCACGTCGCTGCTTTCCATTCTTGTTGGCAAATTTCTAGGTGTCGAGCAGGTACCGATCACCTATGAGACACGTGACAAGACACGCATCTTCCAGATACCGAAGATCATCGACGGGGCGGTGACGCCAATTCCTGGGAAAGACCGCGACAAGGATACTGTGATCACCAACTCGGAATACTGGATCGCGCCGGAGATCATCGTGGCGAGGTCCGACAAGAGCAAGATGCGGGCTTTCGGCCGCAACTGGAATTTCGCAGGCCGCTCGGCCGAAATCTGCAAGCTGGATTGGCGGGGCCCGTGA
- a CDS encoding extracellular solute-binding protein has translation MGRILVWLIAALCFSTLSPGSALSEPRYAIAMQGEPALPADFTHFNYVNPDAPKGGNVTYCVVGSFDNLNPFILKSLRTTARGMMDTIFGNLVFEPLMQRNADEAFTLYGLIADSADMDPERKSIEFHLNPSAKWSDGQPVTPEDVLFSYDVYTEKGRPPYSDRMARIAKLEKTGDHSVRFTFNDKADREFPLIIALTPIIPKHAFDKGTFDKTTLKPLIGSGPYTIAQVQPGQRIVFKRNPDYWGKDVPSKRGFDNYDQITIEYFLNANAKLEAFKKGLCAINDDSDPVKRERDLDFPAFHKGEVIAETFDTGIPPVVTGFLFNTRLQKFANPVVRRALGMLYDFEWANKNLFGGKYARTMSYWQNSELSALGHPADEREKALLAPYPGSVPADVLDGTYLPPVTDGSGQDRKVLKAAFDLLKSVGYKVQDGVMLDPEGKPFGFEILTSSQDEERLAGIYQRTLEKIGINLTIRSLDGDQIQSRKQRFDFEVLVGSSGFNNSLSPGIEQIGRWGSAAAKAEGSFNLAGVADPAVDAAIDAMLRARTKEDYVAAVRVLDRLLISGNYMVPMQHNTQQWIAYWNYLEHPRKTPIYGYQLPTWWRKAN, from the coding sequence ATGGGCCGCATTCTTGTCTGGCTGATCGCCGCATTGTGCTTTTCGACGCTGTCACCCGGCTCCGCGCTATCGGAGCCGAGATATGCGATCGCCATGCAAGGAGAGCCGGCATTGCCGGCCGATTTCACTCATTTCAACTACGTCAATCCCGATGCGCCCAAGGGCGGCAACGTCACCTATTGCGTCGTCGGCAGTTTCGACAATCTCAACCCCTTCATCCTGAAAAGCCTGCGCACCACCGCGCGCGGCATGATGGACACGATTTTTGGCAATCTCGTCTTTGAACCCCTGATGCAGCGCAATGCCGACGAGGCGTTCACGCTCTACGGATTGATTGCCGACAGTGCGGATATGGATCCCGAGCGCAAGAGCATCGAGTTCCATCTCAACCCGAGCGCCAAGTGGTCGGACGGCCAGCCGGTAACACCGGAAGACGTGCTGTTCAGCTATGATGTGTATACCGAAAAAGGCAGGCCGCCCTACAGCGACCGCATGGCCAGGATCGCCAAGCTCGAAAAGACCGGCGACCACAGTGTGCGCTTCACTTTCAACGACAAGGCCGACCGCGAGTTTCCGCTGATCATCGCGTTGACGCCGATCATACCGAAGCACGCTTTCGACAAGGGGACTTTTGACAAGACAACGCTGAAGCCCTTGATCGGCAGCGGCCCGTATACGATAGCGCAGGTGCAACCAGGCCAACGCATTGTGTTCAAGCGCAACCCCGATTACTGGGGCAAGGATGTCCCGTCAAAGCGCGGCTTCGACAATTACGACCAGATCACCATCGAGTATTTCCTCAACGCCAATGCCAAGCTCGAGGCCTTCAAGAAAGGCCTTTGCGCCATCAACGACGACAGCGACCCGGTCAAGCGCGAGCGCGATCTTGATTTCCCGGCCTTCCACAAGGGTGAGGTCATCGCTGAAACCTTCGACACAGGCATTCCGCCTGTCGTGACCGGCTTCCTGTTCAACACACGGCTGCAGAAGTTCGCCAACCCGGTCGTTCGGCGCGCGCTTGGCATGCTCTACGACTTCGAATGGGCCAACAAGAACCTGTTCGGCGGCAAATACGCGCGAACCATGAGCTATTGGCAGAATTCGGAACTGTCGGCGCTTGGCCATCCGGCCGACGAGAGGGAAAAGGCGCTGTTGGCGCCCTACCCCGGCAGCGTGCCGGCCGATGTCTTGGATGGCACCTACCTGCCACCGGTTACCGACGGCTCGGGCCAGGACCGCAAGGTGCTGAAGGCCGCTTTCGATCTGCTGAAAAGCGTTGGCTACAAAGTGCAGGATGGGGTGATGCTCGATCCCGAGGGAAAGCCCTTCGGTTTCGAGATATTGACCTCGTCACAAGATGAGGAGCGCCTCGCCGGAATCTATCAGCGCACGCTGGAGAAGATCGGCATCAATCTCACCATCCGCAGCCTTGATGGCGACCAGATCCAGTCGCGCAAGCAGCGTTTCGATTTTGAAGTCCTGGTTGGGTCGAGCGGATTCAACAACTCGCTATCGCCGGGTATCGAACAGATCGGACGCTGGGGATCCGCCGCCGCCAAGGCCGAAGGATCGTTCAACCTTGCTGGCGTTGCCGATCCAGCTGTGGATGCGGCGATCGACGCAATGCTGCGCGCCCGCACCAAAGAAGACTATGTCGCTGCCGTTCGCGTGCTCGACCGATTGCTGATTTCCGGCAATTACATGGTGCCGATGCAGCACAATACCCAGCAGTGGATTGCCTATTGGAACTATCTGGAACATCCTCGCAAGACACCCATATACGGCTATCAATTACCGACCTGGTGGCGCAAAGCGAACTAG
- a CDS encoding UbiH/UbiF family hydroxylase, giving the protein MEHQETARILVAGTGPAGLIAALGFAEAGFPVTLIGLEAGGPDGRTTALMNPALKILERLGILDGLKPKAAPLKVMRIIDATSRLIRSPVVTFRASEIDEDQFGLNLPNSVLNPALARTVAAQAGIDWRKSMVETWHLDAEQACAVLADGSEVRAPLAVAADGRLSPAREAAGISTSARSYPQAALVLNFSHRSDHTFTSTEFHTETGPFTQVPLPGNRSSLVWVVKPETAKELAALDDAALSVRVEQQMQSMLGRVTVEPGRQIYPLSAVTPLCFAQHRVALVGEAAHVFPPIGAQGLNLGIRDIGDLIGIASENRSDPGAAKVLAAYDLKRRPDILARSSAVNLLNMSLLSDMLPAQMARGAGLGMLGGFAPLRAFFMREGLRPGSGFAAIGGGLRRSVRR; this is encoded by the coding sequence TTGGAGCATCAGGAAACAGCGCGGATATTGGTTGCCGGCACGGGTCCGGCAGGGCTGATCGCCGCCCTCGGCTTCGCCGAAGCCGGTTTTCCTGTGACGCTGATCGGCCTGGAAGCCGGCGGTCCCGACGGCCGTACCACCGCCTTGATGAACCCTGCCCTGAAAATCCTCGAGCGGCTGGGCATTCTCGACGGCCTCAAGCCCAAGGCCGCGCCCTTGAAGGTGATGCGGATCATCGACGCCACCAGCCGGTTGATCCGCAGTCCGGTGGTGACCTTTCGCGCCAGCGAAATTGATGAGGACCAGTTCGGGCTGAACCTTCCCAACAGCGTTCTCAATCCAGCCCTTGCCAGGACGGTTGCCGCGCAAGCCGGCATCGACTGGCGGAAGTCGATGGTGGAGACCTGGCATCTTGATGCCGAGCAGGCCTGCGCGGTGCTTGCCGACGGCAGTGAGGTCAGGGCTCCGTTGGCGGTTGCCGCCGATGGACGGCTTTCGCCGGCGCGCGAGGCCGCCGGCATCTCGACATCGGCTCGTTCCTATCCGCAGGCAGCGCTCGTCCTCAATTTCAGCCATCGCAGCGACCATACTTTCACCTCGACCGAATTCCACACCGAGACGGGTCCGTTCACCCAGGTCCCCCTGCCCGGCAACCGCTCAAGCCTTGTCTGGGTGGTGAAGCCCGAGACGGCGAAGGAACTCGCCGCGTTGGATGATGCGGCGCTTTCGGTGCGGGTCGAGCAGCAGATGCAGTCCATGCTCGGCCGGGTAACCGTCGAGCCGGGCCGGCAAATCTACCCGCTTTCAGCGGTGACGCCGCTGTGTTTTGCCCAACATCGGGTGGCGCTTGTCGGTGAAGCCGCGCATGTGTTTCCGCCGATTGGTGCGCAAGGTCTTAATCTTGGCATCAGGGATATTGGCGATCTGATTGGAATCGCTAGTGAAAATCGCTCTGATCCAGGCGCGGCCAAGGTTCTTGCCGCATATGATTTGAAGCGCCGGCCTGACATCCTGGCGCGCAGCAGCGCGGTCAATCTGCTCAACATGTCCCTGCTCTCCGACATGTTGCCGGCTCAGATGGCGCGCGGAGCCGGTCTTGGCATGCTCGGTGGCTTCGCTCCGCTTCGCGCCTTCTTCATGCGCGAGGGCCTTAGGCCAGGCAGCGGGTTTGCCGCGATTGGCGGCGGACTGCGAAGGTCGGTGCGCCGATAG